In Hippoglossus stenolepis isolate QCI-W04-F060 chromosome 21, HSTE1.2, whole genome shotgun sequence, one DNA window encodes the following:
- the eef2k gene encoding eukaryotic elongation factor 2 kinase isoform X4, translated as MEDDDLMFTMEDEGSAKRPPVQRGAPSQRTSSLSDPNASDDDDEIISPILADSAVEICHYLKNLVYSRQLSNSLPKNSFMYKDAWKHAIEKAKAMPDPWAQFHLEEIETERCIRYRYNAITGEWAQDQIHIKMATQPFGKGAMRECFRTKKLSNFSHSSNWKSASNYVAKSYMEAVDRKVYFEDVRLQMEAKLWGEEYNRHRPPKQVDIMQMCAVEMTDRPGKPVFHLEHYIEGKYIKYNSNSGFVRDDNIRLTPQAFSHFSFERSGHQLIVVDIQGVGDLYTDPQIHTEKGTDFGDGNLGVRGMALFFHSHLCNKICKSMGLMPFDLSPAEKSQLDCTNKLLRSAQTVLRGCEEPCGSPRVRTMSGTQLLSRLSETSSADDSTSDVDSVPCSPLILSSPIAVSGTMGKSPVGLSFTGMNEHERFGNNNTGEHKESDSGGDSGYPSERRSEGDPSDHVDGAHHRYNRYYSESDEDSVRRWKVVAPPRASAYLNSFNPDNEWLTEEKWSVYHSSRAHVHRPSCVSTEVERLNTLLQKTIGQSILGKVHLGMVRYHEAGRFCEKDEQWDQDSAMFHLDRASLCGELEAIIALGLCYLQLPHHILPDMELEDSAGNRMKGFKYLLLAAEAGDRSAMIIVARAFDSGVNLSADRKQDWGEAIRWYDSALKTTDCDEGGEFDGTQDEPRYLMLARVGEMYHEGGHNLTADPQRAGDLFTEAAEAAMAAMKGRLANQYYMKAEEAWALIEEE; from the exons ATGGAGGACGACGACCTGATGTTCACCATGGAGGACGAGGGCAGCGCCAAGAGACCCCCCGTCCAACGAGGGGCCCCCAGCCAGCGGACATCCTCCCTGAGCGACCCCAACGCCAGCGATGACGACGACGAGATCATCAGCCCCATCCTGGCCGACTCCGCCGTGGAAATCTGTCACTACTTGAAGAACCTGGTGTACAGCCGGCAGCTGTCAAACTCTCTTCCTAAGAACAGCTTCATGTACAAG GATGCATGGAAACATGCAATTGAAAAGGCCAAAGCCATGCCCGACCCCTGGGCTCAGTTTCATCTGGAGGAAATTGAGACAGAACGCTGCATTCGTTACAG GTACAATGCCATCACAGGGGAGTGGGCTCAGGACCAGATCCACATCAAGATGGCTACTCAG cCGTTCGGGAAAGGGGCGATGAGGGAGTGCTTCAGAAC GAAAAAATTGTCTAATTTCTCGCATAGCAGCAACTGGAAGTCGGCATCGAACTACGTGGCCAAGAGTTACATGGAGGCGGTGGACAGAAAGGTTTACTTTGAGGACGTCAGGCTGCAGATGGAGGCCAAACTCTGGGGGGAGGAGTACAACCGACACCGACCTCCCAAACAG GTGGACATCATGCAGATGTGTGCGGTGGAGATGACGGACAGACCAGGCAAACCTGTGTTCCACCTGGAACACTACATTGAGGGCAAATACATCAAATACAACTCCAACTCTGGCTTCGTGAGGGACGACAACATCAGACTCACCCCGCAG GCTTTTAGTCACTTCAGCTTCGAGCGGTCGGGACACCAGCTGATCGTGGTGGACATCCAGGGTGTCGGGGATCTCTACACTGACCCTCAGATTCACACCGAGAAGGGGACTGACTTCGGAGATGGAAATCTAG GTGTGCGAGGCATGGCGCTGTTCTTCCACTCCCACCTGTGTAACAAGATCTGCAAGAGCATGGGCCTGATGCCCTTTGACCTCTCACCTGCAGAGAAATCCCAGCTGGACTGCACCAACAAACTGCTC CGGTCAGCCCAGACGGTGCTGAGAGGCTGCGAGGAGCCTTGCGGTTCCCCCCGTGTTCGCACCATGTCAGGAACTCAGCTGTTGTCCCGCCTCTCTGAGACGTCATCTGCAGACGACAGCACGAGTGACGTGGACTCGGTCCCCTGCTCgcctctcatcctctcatctCCGATAGCTGTATCTGGAACAATGGGCAAGTCGCCTGTTG GTTTATCTTTTACTGGAATGAATGAACATGAAAGATTCGGTAACAACAACACAGGAGAACATAAG GAATCGGATAGCGGCGGTGACAGCGGATACCCCAGCGAGAGGAGGAGTGAAGGCGATCCAAGTGACCACGTAGACGGG GCTCATCATCGATACAACAGATATTATTCCGAGTCGGACGAGGACAGTGTCAGACGG TGGAAGGTGGTAGCTCCTCCAAGAGCCTCCGCATACCTAAATTCATTCAACCCTGACAACGAATGG CTgacagaggagaagtggagCGTCTACCATTCGTCTCGTGCTCACGTCCACCGACCGTCGTGCGTTTCCACTGAGGTGGAGCGACTCaacactctgctgcagaaaacgATCGGCCAGTCAATTCTTGGAAAG GTCCACCTGGGCATGGTGCGGTACCACGAAGCCGGTCGCTTCTGTGAGAAGGACGAGCAGTGGGATCAGGACTCGGCCATGTTCCACCTGGACAGAGCCTCCCTGTGTGGAGAGCTGGAGGCCATCATTGCCCTGGGCCTGTGCTATCTGCAGCTGCCCCATCACATACTGCCAGACATGGAGCTGGAG GATAGCGCAGGAAACAGGATGAAAGGTTTCAAGTATCTCCTGCTGGCGGCTGAGGCTGGTGACAGATCCGCAATGATTATTGTGGCCAGAGCCTTTGATTCAGGAGTCAATCTGTCCGCTGACAG AAAGCAGGATTGGGGTGAAGCGATTCGCTGGTATGACAGTGCATTGAAGACGACGGACTGTGACGAGGGGGGAGAGTTTGATGGGACACAGGATGAGCCTCGCTACCTGATGCTGGCCAGAGTCGGAGAGATGTACCACGAGGGAGGCCACAACCTCACCGCAGACCCACAGAGAGCAG GTGATCTGTttacagaagcagcagaagctgCCATGGCCGCCATGAAAGGCAGGTTGGCGAACCAGTATTACATGAAAGCTGAAGAGGCCTGGGCGCTGATAGAGGAGGAGTAA